In a single window of the Dreissena polymorpha isolate Duluth1 chromosome 3, UMN_Dpol_1.0, whole genome shotgun sequence genome:
- the LOC127873993 gene encoding uncharacterized protein LOC127873993 isoform X1, whose amino-acid sequence MADNNANVATSRNRWSEQEETVIAQEIIKNYDVLFGPMTGCGALKIGEVRRRGWEAVANVLNCQFSTYKRAGSEVKKKYYNMKDKTKTKNDEMRRPGTGGGPRVKEFTIPEGILLQHFGDSASVAGVPNAIDTDAPEGASINIIELGKMPIDGSTCMTFKIDERGLGAQKTSSVFQRAVEDEAGPCSSGTKTNTKSMKMANKNQSKRARASFNKLAEDNLIAEKKNIHLQQVNLRLKNQLILAQLKVARLTAQKIEEEIKMLKASNEC is encoded by the exons atggcggacaacAACGCTAACGTTGCTACTAGTAGAAATCGTTGGTCCGAACAGGAGGAAACTGTAATAGCCCaggaaataattaaaaactatgatgTCCTGTTCGGCCCAATGACCGGTTGTGGCGCACTCAAAATTGGAGAGGTTCGAAGGAGAGGCTGGGAAGCCGTGGCAAATGTTCTAAACTG CCAATTTTCCACCTATAAGCGCGCAGGTTCAGAGGTGAAGAAAAAATACTATAACATGAAAGACAAAA CAAAGACAAAAAATGATGAGATGAGGAGGCCAGGCACTGGAGGAGGGCCCCGGGTGAAAGAGTTCACCATTCCGGAGGGGATTCTCCTTCAGCATTTTGGGGATTCCGCCTCTGTGGCAGGGGTCCCCAATGCAATTGACACTGATG CTCCAGAGGGTGCTTCAATCAACATAATTGAACTGGGCAAGATGCCAATAG ATGGTAGCACTTGCATGACGTTCAAGATAGATGAAAGAG gaCTAGGAGCTCAGAAGACGTCAAGTGTATTCCAACGTGCAGTGGAAGATGAAGCTGGGCCATGCTCATCAGGGACCA AGACCAATACCAAATCAATGAAAATGGCCAACAAAAACCAGAGTAAAAGag CTAGGGCAAGTTTCAACAAATTGGCTGAGGACAACCTAATAGCAGAAAAGAAGAACATCCATCTGCAACAAGTAAATCTAAGATTGAAGAATCAATTGATACTGGCACAACTGAAAGTTGCCAGATTAACGGCACAAAAAATTGAagaagaaattaaaatgttaaaagcaagcaatgaatgttaa